The genomic window TAGATGTGTTCTCGATATTGCTAAGCACAGACAAGTTATATACTCCCTCCCGTTAATATCCTCTATCTCTCAAAGAAGAAAATTAGAGTTTCAATTGAAaagatatatgaaaaaaaatatattgaaaatttttaatgatgaaaattaaatatttagtctcttaatttattttgtaattttagttTGCTCCTATAATTTCTACAAATCTCTATTAACTTTTCCAGTGTGATATTAATTGTGTGTGATTAGGATTTTTGTAAATTTCAATTCCCCTTTCTTCTCCAAATTAGAGTACTTCCTTCCTCTCAATGTACACTTTCACAAGAGCAAGTAAATTATGAAATAGAATCTTCAAAGATTTAATGGTAATTTGATGTAAAGGCTGGTTTCACATTTTATTATTGCCACTTATTATTGGTACATTAAGCTCTGGATTCAATTTTTTGAATATCAAATCAATAATGCGGATTACTTAAAATTTCTAGTCACACCCCATAAATCTTGGTTACGCCCCAAATCGACCAAAATAcccttaaaataaattaagttttcaATGTTATCCAATAACGTGTTTCTCATTTTCTCTTCCATTCTCCGCTTTATAACCCTCATACCGCTGTTGCAATTGGCCAATCCGCCATGGTCGTAACCGTTCATCTCCGCCGCTTAAATTTTCTTCATGTTTCTCCATCTCTGTGGCTTGTGTACGTGCATATAAACTCGGTTTACATAACCTTATATAAACCGAGTTTACTTAAGTTCATGCAAATCGAATTAACGTGAGTTTAAGTCGAGTGTAAGTGTGAACTAAGGTTTATGTAAACAGAGTTTAAAATTAACTAAACATTTTAAACAATGTAAGTGTGAACTAAACAATGTAAGTGTGAACTAAGTTTACAGAAGGTTTATGTAAACTGAGTTGACTTAAGTTCATGTAAATTGAATTAACGTGAACCTTTTAAATGAGTGTAAGTGTGAACTAAGTTTACCGAAGATTATGTGAACTGAGTTTACTGTACattgatactacaatatcaatcaacATTATGACACTGAGGtcattctaatatggtactaAGATCAATCTCAAATCAAAGGGATAATGGTGTTAAGATCATTCTTAATtttgaaggaactagtgatacGTTCATCACTCTTAAACCAAATTAGTAATAATAAGGTTTTTCTTTATTCAAAGTTCAACTTATGAAGTATACAAAAATTAGCTTACTTAGACATCAAAAAGGTTCAAAATTGATATCAAATTCTAAAACATAAATTCTTCAAACCAGGGACGGAGCCAGGAATTTGACTTGGCGGGGGCCAAGATTAATAgcataatttaataaataaaaaaattaaaattaaactgCATAACATACGcaagaaattataaaatatatcaataattaatatcgtcaaacaaatataaaaagaaataatttttattcctAAAAGTGCACTCGTCGAGATTGAATACACTTGAATTCATCAACTATCTCATTTGAGGTAAATTTTTCAGTAATCTCATCTTCAATATACACAATCATGTAATCTTTGAGAAAATCATCTTCCATGTTGCGGAGccttgtttttataattttcatggcTGAAAATGCGCGTTCGGTGGTTGCTGTCGAAACAGGAAGAGTCAACACAAGGCGAAGCATTCTATCAATCAAAGGATAAGAATTCGATTTACCACTCTTAACTAATTTTTGACATAATTCACCAACAGTGGACAACATCTGAAAATTGACATCTTTAAGCACATCAAACTCATCGTGTTGCAACTCATATTCCAATTGAGTCTTTTCTTGAGTAGAAAAATCTGAAGGATAAAATTTCTCAACAAGATTGTAAATGTCGTCAGCATTATATGACTTGAATGCATCATTGGGATTTAAAGCTGCACTCAATACGAGAAGCTCAGTTGTCTGCTCACTGAATCTATTATTCAACTCCTTTAATTGATAATCTATGATAGCATTAAATAAGTCTACACGATAATGATGCTCAACTGTCACAGAATCCATTTGACGACGAGATCGAATTAAATCGGCGAAAGAAGCACTCATATCAGGAATTGGAATCTTCAGAGTATTACAAAAAGATTTTACTTTTTCAAAATGGGAATCCCATCCAAAGTCCCTGAGCTTTTGAATTAGTGTTTTTGTGCTAGAAACCAAACACATAGCATTCAATATGTCTTGAGATTTTTGTTGCAAAGCTTGACAAAGTTTATCAGTGATTCCCATTAGTTCTTTCATCACATgtagaataaaaacaaaatcaaatgacATCATTGCTTTAAAAGTATAAATAGCATCACCTCGCTGAGCAGCAGATCCTTCAACCGCCAAATGTTCAAGAACTGTAATAGTTGCATTATACATGCGTAGAAGGCCACATATTGAATTGAAATGAGAGCTCCGTCGAGTATCTCCAGGTCTTTGTAATGTCCCAACTTGATTCTCTCCTCTTCCAGTTTAAATCTCATCATTTTCAACCAAAcgattaattttggttttatatGCAGCTTGCAACTCATCATTACGTTTACAAGAAGAACTCACAACATTGACAATCATAGTCAAAGTTTGAAAAAAGGTATGAACGTCAGCTACTTGTTTAGATGATACAACAAGAACGAGTTGTAATTGATGAGCTAGACAATGCACATAATATGCATAAGGACATTCTTGAAGAATCAAGACTTGTAAACCATTTGACTTTCCACGCATATTACTAGCTCCATCATATCCTTGACCTCAGACATTTTGAATGTCAAGATTAAGACGAGACAATGTTGAACAAACCTCTTGCTTAAGAGTGGATGATGTGGTGTCATCCACATGTATGATATCTAAGAAACGCTCCTGGACAAATCCATTTTTATCAACAAATCTAATAACTAGAGCCATTTGTTCTCTTTTAGATTCATCACGAGCTTCATCAACAAGTAAACAAAACTTCGCATTGCCAATCTCTTTTCTAATGTCACATTGAACTTTTCTAGCAATTACATGTAAAATTTCCTTTTGGATATCCGGGGAAGTGTATTTTGCATTTTTAGGGGCATTTTCCAAGACTACTTCTTTATTATAAGCAGCCAAAAATTTTACCATTTGAATGAAATTTCCCCGATTTCTAGATCCCTCCTTTTCATCACATCCTCTAAAAGCACAAGCTTGAAATTGTGAAGAAGATTTCCTTCTTGAACTTGGCTGGGTTTTGATTATAACAAACTCACATCACAAAAGAAGAAAGCTTATAGAATCTCAAGATGAGGAACCGAGATCAAGATTAAGACTTAGGCttgttaattaaaattattgtaaGTATGGTCCTTATCTTTGatctattatttttaataattacaTAACTTAGAAtgcacaaaaattattttaaaattaattacaaataagtttctaagttaaatataaaagtCCGTATGAAGCaagcttttaaaaattataaaaaacttttttgaaaaatagcTGTCAGTACATTTTAAATCAGTTTGGTCGTATAACCGATTTAAAAGGATCTGTTGCTGTTTGTAATTCCAAAACAGGGCAACGTTTGAATTTTCAAAA from Trifolium pratense cultivar HEN17-A07 linkage group LG1, ARS_RC_1.1, whole genome shotgun sequence includes these protein-coding regions:
- the LOC123910597 gene encoding uncharacterized protein LOC123910597 — encoded protein: MYNATITVLEHLAVEGSAAQRGDAIYTFKAMMSFDFVFILHVMKELMGITDKLCQALQQKSQDILNAMCLVSSTKTLIQKLRDFGWDSHFEKVKSFCNTLKIPIPDMSASFADLIRSRRQMDSVTVEHHYRVDLFNAIIDYQLKELNNRFSEQTTELLVLSAALNPNDAFKSYNADDIYNLVEKFYPSDFSTQEKTQLEYELQHDEFDVLKDVNFQMLSTVGELCQKLVKSGKSNSYPLIDRMLRLVLTLPVSTATTERAFSAMKIIKTRLRNMEDDFLKDYMIVYIEDEITEKFTSNEIVDEFKCIQSRRVHF